One genomic region from Patescibacteria group bacterium encodes:
- a CDS encoding HAD-IC family P-type ATPase gives MTRKNWHNLPLEQVLKDLKTSTKGLTVVEVLARQKKFGKNELPKEKKLTSLQIFLSQFKNPLIYILLLAAAISLTLQKFVDMAVILLTVGVNTIVGFIEENKASRALTNLKKLIEYRVKVIRNGWEHQIKVGELVPGDIVFLKAGDRVPADGRILELKDFQVDEASLTGESLPVDKTSRTLSGDLAVADRENMVFMGTMITRGMARAVVTEIGADTFLGETAYLIRETPEDKTPLQLRLLKLSKWMGGAVGVICFLILILGTFAGKSFFEMFTMAVAIAVSAMPEGLAVAVTVILAIGMQRISKRGSLVRNLLAAETLGSTTVICTDKTGTLTEGKMGVTEIFTGKELLNDYLGGRLKTEGLDWQSIKDSAAHIFALNIGLACNNAIIENPEAVLDDWVISGDPTESALLLAAVEAGLNKRDLEKNNPRLDEIAFDSEKKYMVTLHDGGHHHWLYIKGAPEKVLERAEFLQIDGRKERLTLQSFKILKNNYEKLTSRGLRLLAVGYKELSKDVKIISENDVQEIVLVGFIGLKDPLRKEVPETLRITRMAGIRTIVVTGDHRLTAKAIAEEAGLKVRAENIIDGPELEQMSDAELRKKIKSIYIFARVTPKHKIRIVDALQSQGEVVAMTGDGVNDAPAIKSADIGVAVGSGSDITKETADLVLLDNNFRTIVKAVEQGRAIFDNIKKVVVYLMSDSFTEIILIGGSLLLGLPLPLLPAQILWVNLVADGFPTFALAFESSEKEVMREKPYPKKAPIMDAEMKALIFIIGIFTDLVLFGLFFYFLGKEYTLDHIRTFLFAALSIDSLFYIQACRSFRRPFWGNNLFSNNILNLSILFSLMTLVLSVYWKPLQLLLRTMPLDGLDWTFLLGLGIMELFAIELTKSFFLRRGLYKK, from the coding sequence ATGACTAGAAAAAATTGGCATAATTTGCCGCTTGAGCAAGTTTTAAAAGATTTAAAAACTTCAACCAAGGGCTTGACTGTCGTCGAGGTCTTAGCGCGCCAAAAAAAATTCGGCAAAAACGAATTGCCCAAAGAAAAAAAATTAACAAGTTTGCAAATTTTTCTTTCGCAATTTAAAAATCCTTTGATTTATATTTTATTGCTTGCCGCGGCGATTAGTTTAACCCTCCAAAAGTTCGTTGATATGGCGGTGATACTTTTAACCGTTGGCGTGAATACCATCGTCGGATTTATAGAGGAGAATAAGGCCAGCCGGGCCCTTACTAATCTAAAAAAATTGATTGAATACAGGGTGAAGGTGATAAGAAATGGTTGGGAGCATCAGATTAAAGTGGGAGAGCTTGTGCCGGGGGACATTGTTTTTCTTAAAGCGGGTGATCGGGTACCAGCTGACGGTCGTATACTAGAATTGAAGGATTTTCAAGTTGATGAAGCCAGTTTAACCGGCGAATCTTTGCCGGTTGATAAGACAAGCAGGACTTTAAGCGGTGATTTGGCTGTGGCTGACCGTGAAAATATGGTTTTTATGGGAACGATGATAACCCGGGGGATGGCGCGGGCGGTAGTCACAGAAATTGGCGCCGACACTTTTTTGGGGGAAACGGCTTATTTAATCAGGGAAACGCCGGAAGATAAAACTCCGTTGCAGTTGCGGCTTCTCAAACTAAGCAAGTGGATGGGCGGCGCGGTGGGGGTTATTTGTTTTCTCATTTTAATTTTAGGAACATTTGCTGGCAAGTCATTTTTTGAAATGTTTACTATGGCAGTGGCCATTGCCGTTTCGGCTATGCCCGAAGGTCTGGCTGTGGCAGTGACGGTAATCTTGGCTATTGGCATGCAAAGAATTTCCAAACGAGGGTCTTTAGTCAGAAATTTACTGGCGGCGGAAACCTTGGGGAGCACCACGGTTATTTGTACTGATAAGACGGGGACTCTGACGGAGGGGAAAATGGGGGTAACGGAAATTTTTACCGGCAAAGAACTTTTAAATGATTATCTTGGCGGCAGGCTAAAAACGGAAGGGCTTGATTGGCAGTCAATAAAAGATAGCGCCGCGCATATCTTTGCTCTAAATATCGGGTTGGCTTGCAATAATGCCATTATTGAAAATCCCGAAGCCGTTTTGGACGATTGGGTTATTTCTGGAGACCCCACGGAAAGCGCTTTGCTGTTAGCCGCTGTGGAGGCGGGTCTTAATAAGAGAGATTTAGAAAAAAATAATCCACGGCTGGACGAAATTGCTTTTGATTCCGAAAAGAAATATATGGTGACTCTGCATGATGGCGGCCATCACCACTGGCTTTATATTAAGGGCGCTCCGGAGAAAGTTTTGGAGCGGGCGGAATTTCTACAAATTGATGGCAGAAAAGAAAGATTAACCCTTCAAAGTTTTAAAATTTTAAAAAATAATTATGAAAAATTGACCAGCCGGGGCTTACGACTTTTGGCGGTTGGTTATAAGGAATTAAGCAAAGACGTGAAAATAATTTCGGAAAACGATGTGCAAGAAATTGTTTTAGTCGGGTTTATCGGTCTTAAAGACCCCCTTAGAAAAGAAGTCCCCGAAACACTAAGAATTACCCGAATGGCCGGCATCAGGACTATAGTGGTAACCGGCGACCATCGTTTAACCGCCAAAGCCATTGCCGAAGAAGCGGGACTGAAAGTTAGAGCGGAGAATATTATAGACGGTCCGGAGCTTGAACAAATGAGTGACGCGGAGCTGCGTAAAAAAATAAAATCTATTTATATTTTTGCCCGTGTCACTCCTAAACATAAAATTCGTATTGTTGATGCCCTACAATCACAGGGAGAAGTGGTGGCTATGACCGGCGACGGCGTCAACGACGCTCCGGCGATAAAATCGGCGGATATTGGAGTGGCGGTGGGGTCGGGCAGTGATATCACCAAAGAAACGGCGGATTTAGTTTTATTAGATAATAATTTCAGGACTATCGTGAAGGCAGTGGAACAGGGGAGAGCCATTTTTGACAATATAAAAAAAGTCGTTGTTTATTTGATGTCCGACAGTTTTACGGAAATAATATTGATTGGCGGCAGTTTGCTTTTGGGTTTGCCTTTGCCGTTGTTGCCGGCGCAAATTTTATGGGTAAATTTGGTCGCTGACGGTTTCCCCACTTTCGCGCTGGCTTTTGAATCAAGCGAGAAAGAAGTAATGCGAGAAAAACCGTATCCTAAAAAAGCGCCGATTATGGACGCGGAAATGAAGGCCCTTATTTTTATCATCGGTATTTTTACTGACCTGGTACTTTTCGGTTTGTTTTTTTATTTTTTAGGCAAAGAATACACTCTGGACCATATCCGCACTTTTCTTTTTGCGGCGCTGTCAATTGATTCCCTGTTTTACATTCAGGCCTGCCGCAGTTTCCGCCGGCCGTTTTGGGGCAACAATCTTTTTTCCAATAATATCCTCAATCTTTCCATTTTATTCAGCTTGATGACGCTGGTTTTGTCTGTTTATTGGAAACCATTACAATTATTGTTGCGCACTATGCCTTTAGACGGTTTGGACTGGACATTTTTACTCGGCCTTGGTATAATGGAATTATTCGCGATAGAATTAACCAAAAGTTTTTTTCTCAGGAGAGGACTTTACAAAAAATAG